A genomic region of Metopolophium dirhodum isolate CAU chromosome 1, ASM1992520v1, whole genome shotgun sequence contains the following coding sequences:
- the LOC132946675 gene encoding uncharacterized protein LOC132946675 produces the protein MPKLDRNMFYNRKQVPSVLLQGIVNTDQIFIDVFAVWSGSSHDARIFRKSTIGQNILENHSSILLPNCHILGDGAYPLTEKIMVPYKDNGHLTQNQENFTKILSSSRVVVEQAFEKLIGRFRKLKHMDVYHKLYCGKIITPACCLHNICMTTGDDFDADPYVSKIEIGGDLHEDGTRSGVLKRNEICNALLLQYHI, from the exons ATGCCAAAATTAGATAGGAATATGTTTTACAACCGTAAACAAGTTCCATCAGTATTGCTCCag GGAATTGTCAATACAGACCAAATCTTCATAGACGTTTTTGCTGTTTGGTCTGGCTCATCTCACGATGCTAGAATATTTCGAAAAAGCACAATAGGGcagaatattttagaaaatcataGCTCTATACTCCTCCCCAATTGCCATATTTTAGGCGATGGAGCATATCCATTAACCGAAAAAATTATGGTGCCATATAAGGATAATGGTCACCTAACACAAAATCAAGAGAATTTTACTAAGATTTTAAGCAGTTCACGTGTGGTTGTCGAACAAGCTTTTGAAAAACTTATCGGAAGATTTCGAAAATTAAA acaTATGGATGTATACCATAAATTGTACTGTGGTAAGATTATCACCCCTGCATGTTGTCTACACAATATTTGTATGACAACTGGAGATGACTTTGATGCCGATCCATATGTGTCTAAAATAGAGATAGGAGGTGATCTACATGAAGATGGGACTAGAAGCGGAGTATTAAAGCGTAATGAAATTTGCAATGCATTGCTACTACAAtatcacatttaa
- the LOC132936921 gene encoding uncharacterized protein LOC132936921 isoform X2: protein MDEAIIPLGKKQSISPPKELLNESSHSYYSEPCSSTSTSTTMTSNIILNPPSYTIPTPSQTTISPTSPPNYSCSTFKAWFGKYENMKKYQISTQSIELNKRLDKLEKREHELLEVQKRLVDKLNTANDIEIQKLDMFKKMFKIDWSNSYS from the exons ATGGATGAAGCAATCATACCTTTAGGAAAAAAACAGTCCATATCTCCTCCCAAAG aattactgAATGAGTCATCACATTCATATTACAGCGAGCCTTGTAGTTCTACCTCTACATCCACAACAATGACATCAAATATCATTCTAAATCCACCTTCATATACAATACCAACACCGTCACAAACAACAATATCACCAACGTCGCCACCAAATTATTCTTGTTCTACATTTAAAGCATGGTttggaaaatatgaaaatatgaaaaaatatcaaatcagTACACAAAGTATTGAACTGAACAAAAG ACTTGATAAATTGGAGAAAAGAGAACACGAACTGTTAGAAGTTCAGAAGCGACTTGTTGACAAATTAAACACAGCCAATGACATTGAAATTCAAAAGTTGGAcatgttcaaaaaaatgtttaagattgATTGGAGTAAtagttattcataa
- the LOC132936921 gene encoding uncharacterized protein LOC132936921 isoform X1: protein MYAEISNEVNHDISVKVDKELLNESSHSYYSEPCSSTSTSTTMTSNIILNPPSYTIPTPSQTTISPTSPPNYSCSTFKAWFGKYENMKKYQISTQSIELNKRLDKLEKREHELLEVQKRLVDKLNTANDIEIQKLDMFKKMFKIDWSNSYS, encoded by the exons ATGTATGCAGAAATTTCTAATGAAGTAAATCATGACATTAGCGTCAAAGTAGATAAAG aattactgAATGAGTCATCACATTCATATTACAGCGAGCCTTGTAGTTCTACCTCTACATCCACAACAATGACATCAAATATCATTCTAAATCCACCTTCATATACAATACCAACACCGTCACAAACAACAATATCACCAACGTCGCCACCAAATTATTCTTGTTCTACATTTAAAGCATGGTttggaaaatatgaaaatatgaaaaaatatcaaatcagTACACAAAGTATTGAACTGAACAAAAG ACTTGATAAATTGGAGAAAAGAGAACACGAACTGTTAGAAGTTCAGAAGCGACTTGTTGACAAATTAAACACAGCCAATGACATTGAAATTCAAAAGTTGGAcatgttcaaaaaaatgtttaagattgATTGGAGTAAtagttattcataa